In a single window of the Gossypium hirsutum isolate 1008001.06 chromosome A13, Gossypium_hirsutum_v2.1, whole genome shotgun sequence genome:
- the LOC107893353 gene encoding replication protein A 70 kDa DNA-binding subunit A isoform X1 has protein sequence MPVNLTRNAIAMMNSGDVNSKPLVQVVDIKLIGNSQERYRFLLSDSESTQHAMLATQLNEQVRTGRVKKGSIIQLIDYICSTVQNRRIIVVLNMETIIPEYEIIGNPKLLMGSEPEANKSMPNNNLFEPSTRSTNNRYSAPAPANKAQSFQPTIQPAYQPPPNYKIQGPIMKNEAPARIIPIAALNPYQGRWAIKARVTAKGDLRRYNNARGDGKVFSFDLLDSDGGEIRVTCFNAVVDRFYNVIEVGKVYLISKGSLKPAQKNFNHLKNEWEIFLESNSTVELCPDEDGSIPRQQFSFRPITEIESAENNSILDVIGIVISVNPSVPILRKNGMETQRRILNLKDVSGKSVELTLWGDFCNKEGQKLQEMVDSGLFPVLAVKAGKVNDFNGKSIGTISSTQLFIDPDCPEAQGLRAWFESGGRNTASISISKEIMPGGSKNEIRKTLTQIKDEGLGRSDKPDWVTAKATVVFIKTDNFCYTACPLMIGDRQCNKKVTQSGNKRWLCDRCNQEFEECDYRYLLQVQIQDHTGLTWVTAFQEAGEEILGCSAKEMYLLKYELQDDTRFGEIIRSRLFHQYLFRLKIKEELYGDEQRVKITVVKVDKVNYSAESRYLLDMVTKNLRNRKQF, from the exons ATGCCGGTGAATCTCACGCGCAACGCGATTGCCATGATGAACAGCGGCGATGTTAACTCCAAGCCGTTGGTTCAGGTGGTGGATATTAAGCTGATTGGCAACTCTCAGGAGAGGTACCGGTTTTTGTTATCCGATTCTGAATCAACTCAGCACGCAATGCTCGCCACTCAGCTCAATGAACAAGTCAGGACCGGACGAGTCAAGAAAGGATCTATCATCCAGTTGATCGATTACATTTGCAGCACTGTCCAAAATCGTAG GATTATTGTTGTGCTGAATATGGAGACTATAATTCCAGAGTATGAAATAATCGGGAATCCTAAACTTCTTATGGGTTCTGAGCCCGAAGCTAACAAGTCAATGCCTAATAACAATTTGTTTGAGCCTTCTACGAGGTCCACCAATAATAGATATAGCGCCCCAGCTCCTGCTAATAAGGCCCAGAGTTTTCAGCCAACTATTCAACCTGCATACCAGCCACCtccaaattacaaaattcaggGCCCAATAATGAAGAATGAAGCACCAGCACGCATTATTCCTATTGCTGCTCTAAATCCTTATCAAGGACGTTGGGCTATCAAGGCTCGAGTGACTGCAAAAGGGGACCTTCGTCGCTACAACAATGCTAGAGGAGATGGGAAGGTCTTCTCCTTTGACCTCCTTGACTCTGATGGAGGGGAAATACGAGTAACTTGCTTCAACGCTGTTGTTGATCGCTTCTACAATGTTATTGAAGTTGGTAAAGTTTACTTGATTTCAAAGGGTAGCTTGAAACCCGCGCAAAAGAATTTCAACCATTTGAAGAATGAGTGGGAGATATTCTTGGAATCAAATTCAACCGTGGAGCTTTGCCCTGATGAAGATGGCTCTATTCCAAGACAACAGTTCTCCTTCAGACCTATCACTGAAATTGAGAGTGCTGAAAACAATTCTATACTTGATGTTATCGGTATTGTGATATCTGTTAACCCTTCAGTTCCTATTTTGAGGAAGAATGGTATGGAAACTCAGAGAAGGATTCTGAATTTAAAGGATGTATCTGGAAAGAGTGTTGAGCTAACCCTTTGGGGTGATTTCTGCAACAAGGAAGGTCAAAAGCTGCAAGAAATGGTCGATTCTGGGCTTTTCCCAGTTTTGGCGGTTAAAGCTGGAAAGGTCAATGACTTTAATGGGAAGTCCATTGGCACTATTTCTTCCACACAGCTCTTTATAGATCCAGATTGTCCAGAGGCACAGGGCCTGAGAGCGTGGTTTGAAAGTGGGGGGAGAAATACAGCTTCTATCTCAATTTCTAAAGAAATTATGCCTGGAGGATCCAAAAATGAGATACGTAAAACCTTGACTCAGATCAAGGACGAAGGTCTCGGAAGATCTGATAAGCCAGATTGGGTCACAGCCAAGGCGACTGTAGTTTTCATTAAAACAGATAATTTCTGTTATACAGCCTGCCCATTGATGATTGGAGATAGACAATGCAATAAGAAAGTAACACAATCCGGTAATAAAAGATGGCTTTGTGACCGTTGCAACCAAGAATTCGAGGAATGTGATTACAGATATCTTCTCCAGGTCCAGATTCAAGACCATACAGGACTCACTTGGGTAACAGCTTTCCAGGAAGCTGGCGAAGAAATCTTGGGATGCTCGGCAAAGGAAATGTATTTATTGAAATATGAATTGCAGGACGATACCCGATTCGGTGAAATAATTCGCAGCCGACTCTTTCACCAATATTTGTTTAGgcttaaaataaaagaggaaCTCTATGGTGACGAGCAGAGGGTAAAAATCACTGTGGTGAAGGTTGACAAGGTGAACTACTCTGCAGAAAGCAGGTACCTTCTCGATATGGTTACAAAGAATTTGCGGAATAGAAAACAATTCTGA
- the LOC107893352 gene encoding uncharacterized protein, producing the protein MASTSAASMALPLAGATQNRVPSSEAFFKPLPVKPWRAMGGVKRPNGRLQVKAGVSSFKEKAVTGLTAAALTTSMMMPQMAQAADGVTPSLKNFLLSIAAGGVVLVAIVGAVIGVSNFDPVKRS; encoded by the coding sequence ATGGCATCCACTTCAGCTGCTTCAATGGCTCTGCCCTTAGCTGGAGCTACCCAAAACAGGGTGCCAAGCTCTGAGGCATTCTTTAAGCCACTTCCGGTGAAGCCATGGAGGGCAATGGGCGGTGTTAAAAGACCCAACGGAAGGCTTCAAGTCAAGGCTGGTGTTTCTTCGTTCAAGGAAAAGGCGGTGACGGGGTTGACAGCGGCAGCACTGACGACATCGATGATGATGCCACAGATGGCTCAAGCGGCTGATGGAGTCACCCCATCTCTCAAGAACTTCTTGCTCAGCATAGCGGCCGGGGGTGTGGTTCTGGTCGCCATTGTTGGAGCCGTAATTGGTGTGTCTAACTTCGACCCTGTCAAGCGGAGCTAA
- the LOC107893353 gene encoding replication protein A 70 kDa DNA-binding subunit A isoform X2 yields the protein METIIPEYEIIGNPKLLMGSEPEANKSMPNNNLFEPSTRSTNNRYSAPAPANKAQSFQPTIQPAYQPPPNYKIQGPIMKNEAPARIIPIAALNPYQGRWAIKARVTAKGDLRRYNNARGDGKVFSFDLLDSDGGEIRVTCFNAVVDRFYNVIEVGKVYLISKGSLKPAQKNFNHLKNEWEIFLESNSTVELCPDEDGSIPRQQFSFRPITEIESAENNSILDVIGIVISVNPSVPILRKNGMETQRRILNLKDVSGKSVELTLWGDFCNKEGQKLQEMVDSGLFPVLAVKAGKVNDFNGKSIGTISSTQLFIDPDCPEAQGLRAWFESGGRNTASISISKEIMPGGSKNEIRKTLTQIKDEGLGRSDKPDWVTAKATVVFIKTDNFCYTACPLMIGDRQCNKKVTQSGNKRWLCDRCNQEFEECDYRYLLQVQIQDHTGLTWVTAFQEAGEEILGCSAKEMYLLKYELQDDTRFGEIIRSRLFHQYLFRLKIKEELYGDEQRVKITVVKVDKVNYSAESRYLLDMVTKNLRNRKQF from the coding sequence ATGGAGACTATAATTCCAGAGTATGAAATAATCGGGAATCCTAAACTTCTTATGGGTTCTGAGCCCGAAGCTAACAAGTCAATGCCTAATAACAATTTGTTTGAGCCTTCTACGAGGTCCACCAATAATAGATATAGCGCCCCAGCTCCTGCTAATAAGGCCCAGAGTTTTCAGCCAACTATTCAACCTGCATACCAGCCACCtccaaattacaaaattcaggGCCCAATAATGAAGAATGAAGCACCAGCACGCATTATTCCTATTGCTGCTCTAAATCCTTATCAAGGACGTTGGGCTATCAAGGCTCGAGTGACTGCAAAAGGGGACCTTCGTCGCTACAACAATGCTAGAGGAGATGGGAAGGTCTTCTCCTTTGACCTCCTTGACTCTGATGGAGGGGAAATACGAGTAACTTGCTTCAACGCTGTTGTTGATCGCTTCTACAATGTTATTGAAGTTGGTAAAGTTTACTTGATTTCAAAGGGTAGCTTGAAACCCGCGCAAAAGAATTTCAACCATTTGAAGAATGAGTGGGAGATATTCTTGGAATCAAATTCAACCGTGGAGCTTTGCCCTGATGAAGATGGCTCTATTCCAAGACAACAGTTCTCCTTCAGACCTATCACTGAAATTGAGAGTGCTGAAAACAATTCTATACTTGATGTTATCGGTATTGTGATATCTGTTAACCCTTCAGTTCCTATTTTGAGGAAGAATGGTATGGAAACTCAGAGAAGGATTCTGAATTTAAAGGATGTATCTGGAAAGAGTGTTGAGCTAACCCTTTGGGGTGATTTCTGCAACAAGGAAGGTCAAAAGCTGCAAGAAATGGTCGATTCTGGGCTTTTCCCAGTTTTGGCGGTTAAAGCTGGAAAGGTCAATGACTTTAATGGGAAGTCCATTGGCACTATTTCTTCCACACAGCTCTTTATAGATCCAGATTGTCCAGAGGCACAGGGCCTGAGAGCGTGGTTTGAAAGTGGGGGGAGAAATACAGCTTCTATCTCAATTTCTAAAGAAATTATGCCTGGAGGATCCAAAAATGAGATACGTAAAACCTTGACTCAGATCAAGGACGAAGGTCTCGGAAGATCTGATAAGCCAGATTGGGTCACAGCCAAGGCGACTGTAGTTTTCATTAAAACAGATAATTTCTGTTATACAGCCTGCCCATTGATGATTGGAGATAGACAATGCAATAAGAAAGTAACACAATCCGGTAATAAAAGATGGCTTTGTGACCGTTGCAACCAAGAATTCGAGGAATGTGATTACAGATATCTTCTCCAGGTCCAGATTCAAGACCATACAGGACTCACTTGGGTAACAGCTTTCCAGGAAGCTGGCGAAGAAATCTTGGGATGCTCGGCAAAGGAAATGTATTTATTGAAATATGAATTGCAGGACGATACCCGATTCGGTGAAATAATTCGCAGCCGACTCTTTCACCAATATTTGTTTAGgcttaaaataaaagaggaaCTCTATGGTGACGAGCAGAGGGTAAAAATCACTGTGGTGAAGGTTGACAAGGTGAACTACTCTGCAGAAAGCAGGTACCTTCTCGATATGGTTACAAAGAATTTGCGGAATAGAAAACAATTCTGA